Below is a genomic region from Hylemonella gracilis.
GGTGGCGTGCTCTGGTTCACCGGCGCGGGCCATCCGGGCCTCGGTTCGGCCTGGATCGGCGCGGGCGCACTCAACGGCGATCTGGTCTGGCTCTGGGCCTGGACCCTGTGCCTGCTGTTCGTGCCGCGCCTGCTGGGCCTGCTGGCTGTGCTGCTCAAGCGCGAGCAGCATTTCCACGGCGGCGCGCGCAAGCTCTTGCAAAGCGCTCTGCTCGAGGCGCTGCTGGCCCTGCTGCAGGCGCCGATCCGCATGTTCGCGCACAGCCTGTTCGTGCTGATTGCGCTCACTGGTTGGAAGCTGGAATGGAAATCCCCGCCGCGCGAGGCCGCCGCCGTGCCCTGGATGCACGCGCTGCGCCAGTTCGCACCGGCGAGCCTGGCCCTGCTGCTGCTGGTGGGCGGCGTGGCGGCTTTCGAGACTTGGAACGCCACCGAAACGAGCTACCCGCTGTGGTCGCTCATGCTCATCCTGCTCCCGGTGGGGCTGCCGCTGCTGCTGGCCGCTCCGCTGACCGTCGTCAGCAGTCAACCCGGCTTGGGCTCGGCGCTGCGCGAGCGCCACTGGCTGCTGATCCCGCAGGAAGCCTGGCCCAAGGCCGTGCTGCGGCGAGCCTGGCGGCACGCAGGCGCCTGAGGCCCGCTCACTGACGCGCCCTGCTCTGGGCCTTGGGCCCTGGCAGGGTCGTCGCGACTCAAAGACGCGGCATCCCGGGGGGCATGCCCTTCATGCCAGGCATTCCGCCCATGCGCTTCATCATCTTCATGAGGCCCCCGCCCTTCATCTTCTTCATCATTTCCTGCATCTGCTCGAATTCCTTGAGCAGGCGGTTCACGTCCTGCACCTGGACCCCGGCGCCGATGGCGATGCGGCGCTTGCGGGTGGCCTTGATGAGCTCGGGTTTGCTGCGTTCCCGGGGCGTCATGCTGTGGATGATGCCCTGCTTGCGGCGCATGTCCTTCTCGACCTTGGCCGTGTCCACCTGGCCGGCCTTGGCGGCGAGCTGACCGGGCAGCTTGTCCATCAGGCTCGCCAGGCCACCCATCTGGTTCATCTGCTGGATCTGGGCCAGAAAGTCATTCAGATCGAAACCGGCGCCGCTCTTGACCTTGGCCGCGAGTTTCTGCGCGGCCTCGATGTCCACGTTGGCCGTGACCTGCTCGACCAGGGCTACGATGTCGCCCATGCCCAGCACGCGACCCGCGTGGCGCTCGGCGTCGAACACTTCAAGGCCGTCGATCTTCTCGCTCACGCCCGCGAACTTGATGGGCGCGCCCGTGACGGCGCGCACCGACAGCGCCGCGCCGCCGCGCGAGTCACCGTCCATCTTGGTCAGCACGATGCCGGTCAGTGGCAGGGCTTCCCTGAAGGCCTTGGCGGTGTTCACCGCGTCCTGGCCCTGCATGGCGTCCACGACGAACAGTGTCTCCACCGGGTCGAGGATGGCGTGCAGCTCCTGGATCTCCTTCATCAAGGCTTCGTCGATGGCCAGACGGCCCGCCGTGTCCACCAGCAGCACGTCGAAATAATGCTTCTTCGCGTAGTCCAGGGCGGCGCGCGCGATGTCGGCCGGCTTCTGGTCGGGCATGCTCGGAAACCATTCGGCCCCGGCCTGGGCCGTGACCGTCTTGAGCTGCTCGATGGCGGCGGGACGGTACACGTCACCCGAGACGGTGAGCACCTTCTTCTTGCGCCGGGTGATCAGGTGGCGCGCCAGCTTGGCCGTGGTCGTGGTCTTGCCCGCGCCCTGCAGGCCGGCCATGAGGATGACGGCGGGCGGCTGGGCGGCGAGGTTGATGTCGGCCGGGCCTTTGAGGACGCCGGACGCATCCACCTCCCCCATGGTGGCCGCGAGTTCGCGGTTGACCACGCCGACCAGGGCCTGGCCCGGCGTGAGCGAACCCACGACGGCCTGGCCCAGGGCCTTGTCTTTGACGCGGGCGATGAAGTCGCGCACCACGGGCAGGGCCACGTCGGCCTCCAGCAGGGCCATGCGCACTTCGCGCAGCATGTCGGCCACGTTGCCCTCGGTGATGCGGGCTTGGCCGCGCATTTCCTTGACGATGCGCGAGAGTTTGTCGGTAAGGGCGTTGGCCATGAATGAAAACCACTCTCTATACTTAGGTCCGTGATTTTATCGAGCGGTCCCTATCCCCATACCTGACGCCATGCCTTTCGCGATTCCCTTCCATGCGCTGCTGCCAGGCCTGGTGTGTGCGCTGGCCTACGCGTTGTCGGCGCTGACCCCCGGCCGAGGCGCCCGCGCGGCGCTCGGTCTGGCCTGGCTGATGCACGCCCTGCTGCTCGGCGTGGGCCTGGGCCTGTGGCACGACGAGCCCCATTTCGGCTTCGCGCCCGCGCTGTCGGTCACGGTCTGGCTGGTGGTGGCCGTCTACGCCGTCGAGGCCCGCTACTACCCGGCCCTGCAGGCGCGACGCGCGCTGCCCGCGCCGCTGGCCACGCTGAGCCTGCTGGCGGTGCTGGTGAGCCTGTTCTTCCCAGGACAGGTCGTCACGCACCATGGCGCCCTGCTGCTCCCACTGCACTGGGCGCTGGGCATCGCCTCCTACGGCCTGTTCGCCGTGGCCGTGGCGCACGCCCTGCTGATGCTGCGCGCGGAGACGCGCATCCGCCATGCCAGCGAATCCGACAGTGGCCTGCCCCTGCTGACCCTGGAACGCTTGACTTTCCGCTTCGTGACCGCGGGTTTCGCCCTGCTGACGGCCACGCTGGCCGCTGGTCTGCTGTTTGACGAGCACCTGTACGGCACGCCCTGGAAGTGGAACCACAAGATGGTGTTTTCCGTGCTGTCCTGGGTCGTCTTCGCGGTGCTGCTGTACGGACGCTGGCGACTGGGTTGGCGCGGCTGGCGCGCGGCCCGTTGGCTCTTCACCGGCACGGGCCTGCTGCTGCTGGCCTATGTGGGCTCGCGCTTCGTGCTGGAAATCGTTTTGCACCGCGGCCCGCTGACATCATGAAATTCCTGCTCTTCCTGCTCGTCATGCTGCTGGCGGTCTGGCTCTGGCGCTCAGGCCGGACGGCGGAGCCGCCCGCGAGACGACCCGCTGGCCCAACGCGCCCCACCCCACGCAAAACCGTGCCACAAGACATGGTACGTTGCGCGCATTGCGGCCTGCACCTGCCGCTGAGCGAGGCCGTGGTCAGTACCGGCGCGCATTACTGCAGTACCGAGCACCGACGGCTGGCCGAACCCGGGACGTATTGAGCATGGTCACGGCGCTGTCCGGTGACGGGGTGCTCTGGGATGGCGGCTGGTATCGCCACGCTCGGCGGCTCGATTCCCCGAACTTCGGCCCACGTCCCGCCACGGGGCATGCCCTGGGGGATGCAAGCACCGCCCCGGAGATCGATCTCATCGTGCTGCATTCGATCAGCCTGCCGCCGGGTCAGTACGGTGGTGACGCCGTGCAGCGCCTCTTCACCAACACCTTGGACTGGAATGCCCACCCCTATTTCAAGTCCATCGAGGGCTTGCAGGTATCCGCGCACTTCTATGTGCGACGCGACGGCGCGCTCTGGCAGTTCGTGAGCTGCGATGACCGTGCCTGGCATGCGGGCGTCTCGCACTACTGCGGGCGCGACAACTGCAATGACTTCTCCATCGGCATCGAGCTTGAGGGTCTGGAAGGCGATGCCTTCGAAGCGGCGCAGTACGAAACGCTGAGCAGTCTTTGCGCGGCACTGGCCCAGCACTACCCGGTGCGGCAGATTGCCGGCCACGAGCACATCGCGCCAGGCCGCAAGGCCGACCCCGGACCGGGCTTTCAGTGGCCGCGACTGCAAAGCAGTCTGGGCTGGCCCGCTCAGTACTTTCCCGAAGTCAGCGCAAGCTGACTTGCACGCTCGATCACGGACATGCGCGCCAGGTGGGCGTGCAGCCGTTCGGTGCCGGCGATCACCCCACGCAAACAAGCGCCCTCCCGGCCCGTTTTCATGCCTCGACCGCACGCCATCTGGATGCGCGCGCGCGTATCCAGATGCGACAAGGGTTGCGCACCTTCATGACCGGACCAAGAACGACGATGCACGACATGCATGCACGTCGTGACAAGCGCCATGCGTCGGTCGCGCGAGCCCACACCAAGTAACTTTTGCACACTGGCGTGACCTTCTTCACGCGCATTCGCTCGAATGCACCGCTACACTACGGGTAGTGGATTGCCTTCGCTGCACACCCTACCTATAGCGTTTCCAGCCTCAAGAACATTTCGCGCCACGACCACAGATTTGCCAGACACGAGGAAAAGATGCAAACCGGCCTGAACACTCCCCCCTCCTCCCATCCCCTGATGTCCGCGACGCTGCCCCAAGGCACCGGCACAGCCCTGGGCGCCACGAGCGCGCTCGCGCATTACCAGATCATCCGCCGCAACGGCGCCGTCGTGCCTTTCGAGCCCAGCAAGATCGCCGTGGCCCTGATGAAGGCCTTCCTGGCCGTGCACGGCGCGCAGGGCGCGGCTTCGGCCAGCGTGCGCGAAACCGTGGATGAACTGACCCAGGCCGTGGTGCGCGCGCTGACGCGCTCGCGCCCAGGCGGCGGCACCTTCCATATTGAAGACGTGCAAGACCAGGTGGAACTGGGCCTGATGCGCGGCGGCCACCATGAAGTGGCCCGCGCCTACGTGCTCTACCGCGCCAAGCGCGCGGAGGAACGCGCCCAGCACGCCGCCCAGGCCGCGCCGCAGACACCGGTGCTGCATGTCACCGACAACGGCCAGCGCCTGGCTCTGGACCTGGGCCGCCTGCGGCGCCTGATCGAAAGCGCTTGCGCCAATCTGTCGACCGACGTGAAGGCCGAGCCCATCGTGGCCGAAACCCTGCGCAACCTCTACGACGGCGTGCCGCTCGAAGAGGTGTACAAGGCGGCCATCCTGGCCGCCCGCACCCTGATCGAGAAAGACCCGGATTACACCTACGCCACGGCCCGCCTGCTGTTCCACACCATCGCCAAGGAGGTGCTGGGCCGGGACGTGCAACCCACCGAGATGAAGCAGGCCTACGCCGACTACTTCCCGGGCTTCATCAAGAAGGGCGTGGACGCCGAACTGCTCAACCCCGAGCTGCTGCAGTATGACCTGAAGCGCCTGGGCGCGGCCCTCAAGGCCGAACGTGACCATCAATTCGACTACCTGGGCCTGCAAACCCTGTACGACCGCTACTTCCTGCACGTCAAGAAGACGCGCATCGAGCTGCCGCAAGCCTTCTTCATGCGCGTGGCCATGGGTTTGGCGCTGAATGAAATCGACCGCGAAGCCCGCGCCATCGAGTTCTACGAAGTGCTGTCGTCCTTCGACTTCATGTCGTCCACGCCCACGCTGTTCAACAGCGGCACGCTGCGCAGCCAACTGTCGAGCTGCTACCTGACCACAGTGCCCGATGACCTGGACGGCATCTACGAATCCATCAAGGAAAACGCCCTGCTGTCCAAGTTCGCGGGCGGCCTGGGCAATGACTGGACGCGCGTGCGCGCGCTGGGCAGCCACATCAAGGGCACGAACGGCGAATCCCAGGGCGTGGTGCCCTTCCTCAAGGTGGTGAACGACACCGCCGTGGCCGTGAACCAGGGTGGCAAGCGCAAGGGTGCGGTCTGCACCTACCTGGAAACCTGGCACTTGGACATCGAGGAATTCCTGGAGCTGCGCAAGAACACCGGCGACGACCGCCGTCGCACCCACGACATGAACACGGCCAACTGGATTCCCGACCTGTTCATGCGCCGCGTGATGGAAAAAGGCGAATGGACCCTGTTCTCGCCTTCCGACGCACCCGACCTGCACGACCTGTTCGGGGCGGCCTTCGAAAAGGCTTACGTGGCCTACGAGGCCAAGGCCAAGCGCGGCGAACTCAAGCCCAGCAAGACCGTGCCTGCCACGGATCTGTGGCGCAAGATGCTCTCGATGCTGTTCGAAACCGGCCACCCCTGGATCACCTTCAAGGACGCCTGCAATGTGCGTTCGCCTCAGCAGCACGCGGGCGTGGTCCACTCGTCCAACCTCTGCACCGAAATCACGCTCAACACCAGCGACACCGAAACCGCCGTCTGCAACCTGGGCTCAGTCAACCTCAAGCAGCACATCACGGACGGCAAGCTCGACCACGAAAAGCTGAAGAAGACCATCAGCACCGCCATGCGCATGCTGGACAACGTGATCGACATCAACTATTACGCCGTCAAGAAGGCACGCGACAGCAACCTGCGCCACCGTCCTGTTGGTCTGGGCTTGATGGCCTTCCAGGACGCGCTCTATGAAATGCGCATCCCCTACGCCAGCGACGCGGCAGTGCAGTTCGCCGACCAGTCCATGGAGGCCATCTGCTACTACGCCTACTGGGCCTCGACCGAGCTGGCGCGCGAGCGCGGTGTGTATTCCAGCTACCAGGGCTCGCTCTGGAGCAAGGGCATCCTGCCGCTGGACACGCTCGAACTGCTGAACCGGGAACGTGGCGGCTACGTGGAAGTGGACCGCAGTGCCACCCTGGACTGGGACCTGCTGCGCAAGAAGATCGCTGCCGACGGCATGCGCAACAGCAATTGCGTGGCCATCGCCCCGACCGCGACGATTTCCAACATCATCGGCGTGGACGCCTCCATCGAACCCTGCTTCGGCAATCTCTCGGTCAAATCCAACCTGTCGGGTGAGTTCACCATCATCAACGGCTACCTGGTGAAGGACCTGAAGCGCCTGGGCCTGTGGGACGAGGTGATGGTGATGGACCTGAAACACTTCGACGGTTCCCTGCTGCCCATCGACCGCGTGCCCCAGGACATCAAGGCGCTGTACGCGACAGCTTTCGAGGTCGAGCCGAGCTGGCTGGTGGAAGCCGCCGCGCGCCGCCAGAAGTGGATCGACCAGGCCCAGTCGCTCAACATCTACATGGCGGGTGCCTCGGGCAAGAAGCTGGACGATACCTACAAGCTGGCCTGGACGCGCGGCCTGAAGACCACCTACTACCTGCGCACCACCAGCGCGACGCAGGCAGAGAAGTCCACCGTGGCCGCAGGTCGCCTGAATGCCGTGTCCTCGGGTTCCTCCGAGGCGGGCTCCTCCGCCGCACCGCTTGCTTCGACGGTGCCCGCCGCGAAGAAGGTGAGCGCGCTCGAAGCGGCCGCCGCCGCCGCGCAGTCGCAGATGGCCGTCGCTGCCACCGACATCAAGTTCTGCGCGATCGATGACCCGGGCTGCGAAGCCTGCCAGTGAAAGGAAGACGTGGTGCGCGACCTCTGTCGTGCACGACGCATGCACTTGAGTGCGCGGTCACCCTCGCCACTCACGCGAGGGGTGCGATGCGTAGCGCGACGCGCGATGCAATAGAGCAACAAAACGAGCGGCGGTGTGAATGAACACTTTGCAATTCAGATCGCTGCTCACATAATTCAGGAATTGGATCTCTCTATGTTGTCCTGGGACGAAGAAGTCAAACCCACATCGCCAGCCCCCGCCGCTGGTGCGGCCCGTTTGTCTCCGTCGCCTGCTGCGACGCCGATGCAGCCAGTCCGGCAGGTCAGCGCGCATGTGCTCGGCGACACGGCGATCGCCGCTCCTCAATCCGCCTCGCCCGCGCCCTCCGGTGCGCATCGCATCAAGGCGTCTGACAAGCGCATCATCAATGGCCAGACCGACGTCAACCAGTTGGTACCGTTCAAGTACAAGTGGGCCTGGGAAAAATACCTCGCCACCTGCGCCAACCACTGGATGCCGCAGGAAGTGAACATGAACCGCGACATCGCGCTCTGGAAGGACCCGAACGGTCTTTCGGAAGACGAGCGTCGCATCATCAAACGCAACCTGGGTTTCTTCGTCACGGCGGATTCGCTGGCGGCCAACAACATCGTGCTGGGCACCTACCGCCACATCACGGCGCCGGAATGCCGCCAATTCCTCCTGCGCCAGGCCTTCGAGGAAGCCATCCACACCCACGCCTACCAGTACATCGTGGAATCGCTGGGTCTGGACGAATCCGAGATTTTCAGCGCCTACCTGGAAGTCCAGTCCATCCGTGACAAGGACGAGTTCCTGCTCCCGTTCATCAACGCGATCATGGACCCCAACTTCCACACCGGCACACTGGAAACCGACCAGACGCTCCTCAAGAGTCTGATCGTCTTCGCCTGCCTGATGGAAGGTCTGTTCTTCTACGTCGGCTTCACCCAGATCCTGGCCCTGGGCCGCCAGAACAAGATGACGGGTGCCGCGGAGCAGTACCAGTACATCTTGCGCGACGAGTCCATGCACTGCAACTTCGGCATTGACCTGATCAACCAGATCAAGCTGGAGAACCCGCAGCTCTGGACGCCTGAGTTCAAGACCGAGATCCGCAGCCTGTTCGAGAAGGCTGTCGAACTGGAATACCGCTACGCCGAAGACACCATGCCGCGCGGCGTGCTGGGCATGAACGCCTCCATGTTCAAGGGCTACCTGCGCTACATCGCCAACCGGCGCGCCACCCAGATCGGCCTGGAACCGCTCTTCCCCAACGAGGAAAACCCCTTCCCCTGGATGAGCGAGATGATCGACCTGAAGAAAGAGCGCAATTTCTTCGAGACCCGCGTCATCGAGTACCAGTCCGGCGGCGCACTGTCCTGGGACTGAGGCAACAGGCAAGCAAATCAATCTATGGCTTCACGAATCGCATGGACTCCCGACCGCTCTCGACAGAAGAGCTGCGGGTGTCCGTGCCACCCCGTTCATGGCGCTGGGTTCCTTCCACAGGTTCCCAGCGCCATGAATCGCTTCATGTACACCAACAAACGCATGAAGTGCTCTTTGTAACTTGATCAAGGAGAATCGAAATGGCAACTGCAAAGAAAGCTCCGGCGAAAAAATCCGCCGCTAAGAAGGCCCCGGCTAAGAAGGCCGTCGCCAAGAAGGTCGTAGCGAAGAAGGCCCCGGCCAAGAAGGCTGCTGCCAAGAAGGCTCCGGCCAAGAAGGCCGCTGTGAAGAAGGTCGCCGCGAAGAAGGCTCCGGCCAAGAAGGTTGTGGCGAAGAAGGCTCCGGCCAAGAAGGCTGCTGCCAAGAAGGCCGCTGCCAAGAAGACCGTGGCGAAGAAGGCTGCTGCCAAGAAGCCCGCCGCGAAAAAGCCTGCTGCCAAGAAGGCCGCCGCGAAAAAGGCCGCCGCCAAGCCTGCCGCTGCGCCTGCGAAGCCTGTTGCTGCGCCGGCGGCGCCCGTGGCTCAAACCACGTTGAACCCGCAGGCCGCATGGCCCTTCCCCACGGCCAGCCGTCCCTGAACGAGGCCTGCCGTGTCAGCCTGTTGCCCGCAAGGGCGACAGGCTTTTTCTTTTCCTGGACGCTCCCGACGCATGGACCGAAACCCGGCGCAGGCCCACCACGCTCCCGCCCCCTCCTTTCTGCATCCGCAGAAAGACGGCTCCGTGCTGGTGGACATCCGCGTCATGCCGAACGCGTCCACTACACAGATCCAGGGCTTGTTTGACGGCGCTCTGGCGGTGCGATTGCACGCCCCGCCCGTGGACGGCAAAGCCAATGAAGCCCTGCGGATCTGGTTGGCGCGAACGTTGGGCATTCCCAAGTCGGGCGTGTCGCTGCTGCATGGCACCAGCGCGCGCCGCAAGCAGCTGCGCGTGGCGTCCCAGGTCGCGACAGAGGCGGACTGGGCGCAACTCAAGGTCCCAGGGCCGTCGTCTTCAAACTGAAGGCGCCCTCGGCACATTGCATGGGGCACGGACTCCTTGCGCCCCGTGTCGCGCGGGTTGCGCCGTGGGTCAGAGGCCGAACTTCGCGGTGTCCACCGGATAGTTCTGCGGCCCCCGAAAGGCAATCTTGTGCGAGCCCAGGCGGTTACCCAAGGCCGCGGCCTTGGCCAGAGGCCAGCCACGCTCCAGACCGAAAAGAAGCCCCCCGCGGTAGGCATCACCGCAGCCCGTCGGGTCAACAATGGCGGCCGCCGGGGTCGGCGCGATCCAATCCTTCTCGCCATCGATCCAGACCTCGCTGCCTTCGGCGCCCAGGGTGATGACCAGACCGCGCACCTTGCGAGAGATGTCCGCCGGGCTCAAGCCCGTGCGGTCGCACAGCATCTTGCCTTCGTAGTCGTTCACCGTGACCCAATCTGCCAGTTCGATGAAATGCGCCA
It encodes:
- a CDS encoding histone H1-like DNA-binding protein gives rise to the protein MATAKKAPAKKSAAKKAPAKKAVAKKVVAKKAPAKKAAAKKAPAKKAAVKKVAAKKAPAKKVVAKKAPAKKAAAKKAAAKKTVAKKAAAKKPAAKKPAAKKAAAKKAAAKPAAAPAKPVAAPAAPVAQTTLNPQAAWPFPTASRP
- a CDS encoding ribonucleotide-diphosphate reductase subunit beta translates to MLSWDEEVKPTSPAPAAGAARLSPSPAATPMQPVRQVSAHVLGDTAIAAPQSASPAPSGAHRIKASDKRIINGQTDVNQLVPFKYKWAWEKYLATCANHWMPQEVNMNRDIALWKDPNGLSEDERRIIKRNLGFFVTADSLAANNIVLGTYRHITAPECRQFLLRQAFEEAIHTHAYQYIVESLGLDESEIFSAYLEVQSIRDKDEFLLPFINAIMDPNFHTGTLETDQTLLKSLIVFACLMEGLFFYVGFTQILALGRQNKMTGAAEQYQYILRDESMHCNFGIDLINQIKLENPQLWTPEFKTEIRSLFEKAVELEYRYAEDTMPRGVLGMNASMFKGYLRYIANRRATQIGLEPLFPNEENPFPWMSEMIDLKKERNFFETRVIEYQSGGALSWD
- the ampD gene encoding 1,6-anhydro-N-acetylmuramyl-L-alanine amidase AmpD — its product is MVTALSGDGVLWDGGWYRHARRLDSPNFGPRPATGHALGDASTAPEIDLIVLHSISLPPGQYGGDAVQRLFTNTLDWNAHPYFKSIEGLQVSAHFYVRRDGALWQFVSCDDRAWHAGVSHYCGRDNCNDFSIGIELEGLEGDAFEAAQYETLSSLCAALAQHYPVRQIAGHEHIAPGRKADPGPGFQWPRLQSSLGWPAQYFPEVSAS
- a CDS encoding ribonucleoside-diphosphate reductase subunit alpha; this encodes MSATLPQGTGTALGATSALAHYQIIRRNGAVVPFEPSKIAVALMKAFLAVHGAQGAASASVRETVDELTQAVVRALTRSRPGGGTFHIEDVQDQVELGLMRGGHHEVARAYVLYRAKRAEERAQHAAQAAPQTPVLHVTDNGQRLALDLGRLRRLIESACANLSTDVKAEPIVAETLRNLYDGVPLEEVYKAAILAARTLIEKDPDYTYATARLLFHTIAKEVLGRDVQPTEMKQAYADYFPGFIKKGVDAELLNPELLQYDLKRLGAALKAERDHQFDYLGLQTLYDRYFLHVKKTRIELPQAFFMRVAMGLALNEIDREARAIEFYEVLSSFDFMSSTPTLFNSGTLRSQLSSCYLTTVPDDLDGIYESIKENALLSKFAGGLGNDWTRVRALGSHIKGTNGESQGVVPFLKVVNDTAVAVNQGGKRKGAVCTYLETWHLDIEEFLELRKNTGDDRRRTHDMNTANWIPDLFMRRVMEKGEWTLFSPSDAPDLHDLFGAAFEKAYVAYEAKAKRGELKPSKTVPATDLWRKMLSMLFETGHPWITFKDACNVRSPQQHAGVVHSSNLCTEITLNTSDTETAVCNLGSVNLKQHITDGKLDHEKLKKTISTAMRMLDNVIDINYYAVKKARDSNLRHRPVGLGLMAFQDALYEMRIPYASDAAVQFADQSMEAICYYAYWASTELARERGVYSSYQGSLWSKGILPLDTLELLNRERGGYVEVDRSATLDWDLLRKKIAADGMRNSNCVAIAPTATISNIIGVDASIEPCFGNLSVKSNLSGEFTIINGYLVKDLKRLGLWDEVMVMDLKHFDGSLLPIDRVPQDIKALYATAFEVEPSWLVEAAARRQKWIDQAQSLNIYMAGASGKKLDDTYKLAWTRGLKTTYYLRTTSATQAEKSTVAAGRLNAVSSGSSEAGSSAAPLASTVPAAKKVSALEAAAAAAQSQMAVAATDIKFCAIDDPGCEACQ
- the ffh gene encoding signal recognition particle protein: MANALTDKLSRIVKEMRGQARITEGNVADMLREVRMALLEADVALPVVRDFIARVKDKALGQAVVGSLTPGQALVGVVNRELAATMGEVDASGVLKGPADINLAAQPPAVILMAGLQGAGKTTTTAKLARHLITRRKKKVLTVSGDVYRPAAIEQLKTVTAQAGAEWFPSMPDQKPADIARAALDYAKKHYFDVLLVDTAGRLAIDEALMKEIQELHAILDPVETLFVVDAMQGQDAVNTAKAFREALPLTGIVLTKMDGDSRGGAALSVRAVTGAPIKFAGVSEKIDGLEVFDAERHAGRVLGMGDIVALVEQVTANVDIEAAQKLAAKVKSGAGFDLNDFLAQIQQMNQMGGLASLMDKLPGQLAAKAGQVDTAKVEKDMRRKQGIIHSMTPRERSKPELIKATRKRRIAIGAGVQVQDVNRLLKEFEQMQEMMKKMKGGGLMKMMKRMGGMPGMKGMPPGMPRL
- a CDS encoding PP0621 family protein, which encodes MKFLLFLLVMLLAVWLWRSGRTAEPPARRPAGPTRPTPRKTVPQDMVRCAHCGLHLPLSEAVVSTGAHYCSTEHRRLAEPGTY
- a CDS encoding cytochrome C assembly family protein — protein: MPFAIPFHALLPGLVCALAYALSALTPGRGARAALGLAWLMHALLLGVGLGLWHDEPHFGFAPALSVTVWLVVAVYAVEARYYPALQARRALPAPLATLSLLAVLVSLFFPGQVVTHHGALLLPLHWALGIASYGLFAVAVAHALLMLRAETRIRHASESDSGLPLLTLERLTFRFVTAGFALLTATLAAGLLFDEHLYGTPWKWNHKMVFSVLSWVVFAVLLYGRWRLGWRGWRAARWLFTGTGLLLLAYVGSRFVLEIVLHRGPLTS
- a CDS encoding DUF167 domain-containing protein encodes the protein MDRNPAQAHHAPAPSFLHPQKDGSVLVDIRVMPNASTTQIQGLFDGALAVRLHAPPVDGKANEALRIWLARTLGIPKSGVSLLHGTSARRKQLRVASQVATEADWAQLKVPGPSSSN